A genome region from Trachemys scripta elegans isolate TJP31775 chromosome 2, CAS_Tse_1.0, whole genome shotgun sequence includes the following:
- the ATP6V1B2 gene encoding V-type proton ATPase subunit B, brain isoform: MAALRAIRGMVNGAVSELSGGNSGAAAAREQAAAANRDYISQPRLTYKTVSGVNGPLVILDQVKFPRYAEIVHLTLPDGTKRSGQVLEVSGSKAVVQVFEGTSGIDAKKTSCEFTGDILRTPVSEDMLGRVFNGSGKPIDRGPIVLAEDYLDIMGQPINPQCRIYPEEMIQTGISAIDGMNSIARGQKIPIFSAAGLPHNEIAAQICRQAGLVKKSKDVMDYSEDNFAIVFAAMGVNMETARFFKSDFEENGSMDNVCLFLNLANDPTIERIITPRLALTTAEFLAYQCEKHVLVILTDMSSYAEALREVSAAREEVPGRRGFPGYMYTDLATIYERAGRVEGRNGSITQIPILTMPNDDITHPIPDLTGYITEGQIYVDRQLHNRQIYPPINVLPSLSRLMKSAIGEGMTRKDHSDVSNQLYACYAIGKDVQAMKAVVGEEALSSDDLLYLEFLQKFERNFIAQGPYENRTVYETLDIGWQLLRIFPKEMLKRIPQSTLAEFYPRDSTAKH, from the exons CATATAAAACTGTATCAGGAGTTAATGGTCCACTGGTAATCTTGGATCAAGTTAAG TTTCCTAGGTATGCAGAGATTGTCCACTTGACACTTCCTGATGGCACAAAGAGAAGTGGGCAGGTTTTAGAAGTCAGCGGCTCTAAAGCTGTAGTTCAG GTATTTGAGGGAACTTCGGGTATTGACGCTAAGAAAACATCTTGTGAATTTACTGGGGATATTCTCCGAACCCCAGTATCTGAGGATATGCTTG GTCGTGTATTTAATGGATCAGGAAAACCTATTGACAGAGGTCCCATTGTCTTGGCTGAAGATTACTTGGACATTATgg GTCAACCAATCAATCCTCAGTGTCGAATCTACCCAGAAGAGATGATTCAGACTGGCATTTCTGCAATAGATGGCATGAACAGCATTGCCAGAGGACAGAAAATTCCCATATTCTCTGCTGCTGGTTTGCCCCATAATGAG ATTGCGGCTCAGATATGTCGCCAGGCTGGCTTAGTGAAGAAATCCAAAGATGTGATGGACTACAGTGAAGATAACTTCGCCATTGTGTTTGCTGCTATGGGT GTGAACATGGAAACGGCTCGGTTCTTCAAATCTGACTTTGAGGAAAATGGCTCCATGGACAACGTGTGTCTGTTCTTGAACTTGGCCAATGATCCAAC CATTGAGCGTATTATCACCCCTCGACTTGCTCTAACCACCGCTGAGTTCTTGGCCTATCAGTGTGAGAAGCACGTACTGGTCATTCTGACGGATATGAGCTCCTATGCTGAAGCTCTACGAGAG GTTTCAGCAGCTAGAGAGGAAGTGCCTGGCCGACGTGGCTTCCCTGGTTACATGTACACTGACTTGGCCACTATATATGAGCGAGCTGGACGTGTGGAAGGCAGGAATGGCTCCATTACTCAGATTCCTATTCTTACTATGCCCAATGATG ATATTACTCATCCCATCCCTGACTTGACTGGATACATTACTGAGGGGCAGATCTACGTGGATAGGCAGCTGCACAACAGACAA ATTTACCCACCTATTAATGTGTTACCCTCCTTGTCTCGACTGATGAAGTCTGCTATTGGAGAGGGTATGACCAGGAAGGACCATTCAGATGTGTCCAACCAGCTG TATGCCTGCTATGCTATTGGAAAGGATGTGCAAGCTATGAAGGCTGTAGTTGGTGAGGAAGCTCTTAGCTCAGATGATCTTCTTTATCTGGAGTTTCTGCAGAAGTTTGAAAGGAACTTCATAGCTCAGG GTCCTTATGAAAATCGCACTGTTTATGAGACCCTGGACATTGGCTGGCAGCTTCTGCGAATCTTCCCCAAAGAGATGCTAAAGAGAATTCCTCAGAGCACCCTGGCAGAGTTCTACCCTCGAGACTCCACTGCAAAGCACTAG